One region of Trichosurus vulpecula isolate mTriVul1 chromosome 1, mTriVul1.pri, whole genome shotgun sequence genomic DNA includes:
- the SLC39A3 gene encoding zinc transporter ZIP3, translating into MTKILVAKLLCLVGVFILMLLGSILPVKIIEADYEKAHRSKKILSLCNSFGGGVFLATCFNALLPAVREKLQEVLKLGNITTDYPLAETIMLLGFFMTVFVEQVILTFRKEKPSFIDLETFNAGSDVGSDSEYESPFIGNSRGHNFYPEHGHHSHGHGLNVQELSRSSPLRLFSLVFALSAHSIFEGLALGLQEEGDKVMSLFVGVAIHETLVAVALGINMAKSSLPMKDAAKLAITVSLMIPLGIGIGVGIERTKGVASSVASVLLQGFAGGTFLFVTFFEILVKELEDKNDRLLKVLFLVLGYAVLAGLVFFKW; encoded by the exons ATGACGAAGATCTTAGTAGCCAAACTGCTGTGCCTGGTGGGGGTGTTTATCCTCATGCTACTTGGCTCCATCCTACCTGTGAAGATCATTGAGGCTGATTATGAGAAAGCCCACCGCTCCAAGAAAATCCTCTCTCTCTGCAATTCTTTTGGAGGTGGCGTTTTCCTGGCCACCTGCTTCAATGCCTTGCTCCCTGCTGTGAGAGAAAAG CTCCAAGAAGTTCTGAAACTTGGAAACATCACCACAGACTATCCCTTAGCAGAGACCATTATGCTCCTGGGGTTCTTCATGACTGTTTTTGTGGAGCAGGTCATTTTGACCTTCAGAAAGGAGAAGCCCTCCTTCATTGACCTAGAGACCTTCAATGCAGGCTCTGATGTGGGAAGTGACTCAGAGTATGAGAGCCCCTTTATTGGAAACTCCCGTGGACACAACTTTTACCCAGAGCATGGTCATCACTCCCATGGCCATGGCTTAAATGTTCAAGAGCTCTCCCGCTCCAGCCCACTCCGTCTCTTCAGCCTCGTGTTTGCTCTTTCCGCCCATTCTATCTTTGAGGGTTTGGCCTTGGGCCTGCAGGAGGAGGGGGACAAAGTCATGAGCTTATTTGTCGGTGTGGCCATTCATGAGACATTAGTGGCCGTGGCTCTGGGGATCAACATGGCGAAGAGCTCATTGCCGATGAAAGATGCAGCCAAGCTGGCTATCACGGTGAGCTTGATGATCCCTCTGGGCATCGGGATTGGCGTGGGCATTGAAAGGACCAAGGGTGTGGCCAGCAGCGTGGCCTCAGTGCTGCTACAGGGCTTTGCAGGAGGAACTTTCCTTTTTGTGACCTTCTTTGAGATACTGGTGAAAGAGTTAGAAGACAAGAATGACCGTCTCTTGAAAGTTCTCTTTTTGGTGTTGGGCTATGCAGTGCTGGCGGGACTGGTTTTCTTCAAGTGGTAG